From the genome of Anopheles moucheti chromosome 3, idAnoMoucSN_F20_07, whole genome shotgun sequence, one region includes:
- the LOC128301546 gene encoding NEDD4 family-interacting protein 1-like, whose amino-acid sequence MPPTNNRPDELPPPKADFSAPPPYEATDTQQQLNDSVPVPELTTKLPTYEEVQMEKMINHELPIPPMGPQMPPPPPSITSMGGRGPGVPGGPQVTFIAIDADGENITADNGLLGTDIMFVTAFLIAFLFNWIGFLVLTCFCHTIAARYGALSGFGLSLAKWTLIMKHSTDFASHENSWLWWLIMAFGFLICVRALVQYISIKRTWRLLSTSAQERLLFFY is encoded by the coding sequence ATGCCACCGACAAACAATCGGCCGGACGAGTTACCGCCGCCGAAGGCCGATTTTAGTGCACCGCCTCCGTACGAAGCGACCGAtacgcagcagcagctcaACGACTCGGTCCCGGTACCGGAGCTAACCACCAAGCTGCCCACCTACGAGGAGGTGCAGATGGAAAAGATGATCAACCACGAGCTGCCAATACCACCGATGGGACCGCAGATGCCACCGCCCCCACCCAGCATCACCTCCATGGGTGGTCGCGGTCCGGGTGTACCTGGTGGGCCGCAGGTTACGTTCATAGCGATCGATGCCGACGGGGAAAACATTACCGCCGATAACGGGCTGCTCGGTACGGACATCATGTTCGTGACCGCTTTTCTGATTGCGTTCCTGTTCAACTGGATCGGATTCTTGGTGCTGACGTGCTTCTGTCACACGATCGCTGCACGGTACGGCGCACTGTCCGGGTTCGGGTTATCGCTTGCCAAGTGGACGCTGATCATGAAACACTCGACCGACTTTGCGTCACACGAAAATTCCTGGCTGTGGTGGTTAATAATGGCGTTTGGCTTTTTGATCTGCGTCCGGGCGCTGGTGCAGTACATTAGCATTAAGCGAACCTGGCGCTTGCTATCCACATCCGCCCAGGAACGGCTGCTGTTCTTCTACTAA
- the LOC128303395 gene encoding DNA replication licensing factor Mcm7 codes for MQRDYAKDKETIKSFLAEFYREEDDGKKNFVYARQLTKIAHREQIQLVVDLDDLISYRDEVAEAMQLNARRYVKLFSDAVFELLPSYKEREVMNKDTLDIFIEHRLMMQGRLHSPNDAHDPRNNIPMELIKRYDVYFKAPSMAKAVSIREVKAEHIGKLVTVRGIVTRCTEVKPMMTVATYTCDRCGAETYQPVTSMSFKPAIDCPSEDCRVNKAGGRLYLQTRGSKFVKFQEVKIQEHSDQVPVGHIPRSLTVMCRGETTRCAQPGDHVVITGIFLPIQKTGFRAVVSGLLSETFVDAHRIVCLNKSDEGELNNELTQEELDELAKDDFYTRIASSLAPEIYGHLDVKKALLLLLVGGVDRSPDGMKIRGNINICLMGDPGVAKSQLLGYIDRLAVRSQYTTGRGSSGVGLTAAVMKDPLTGEMVLEGGALVLADQGVCCIDEFDKMADEDRVSIHEVMEQQTISIAKAGIMTCLNARVSILAAANPAYGRYNPRRTIEQNIQLPAALLSRFDLLWLIQDKADRDNDLRLAKHITYVHSHGKQPPSRIKTLDMVLIRRYIALCKRKIPVITPELTDYIVNAYVELRREARNSRDVTFTSARNLLGILRLSTALARLRLADTVEKDDVKEALRLLAMSKDSLNQTEHRDTHVQNTSDKIFALVRELAGESKTVKVADIMERCTSKGYKPDEVDECIETYEELNVWQVNQTRTKITFL; via the exons ATGCAGCGTGATTACGCCAAAGATAAAG AAACAATCAAATCCTTCCTGGCGGAGTTTTACCGCGAGGAAGACGATGGGAAGAAAAACTTCGTTTACGCACGCCAGCTGACAAAGATTGCGCACCGCGAGCAGATACAGCTTGTCGTCGATTTGGACGATCTGATAAGCTACCGGGATGAGGTAGCGGAAGCGATGCAGTTGAACGCCCGGCGCTACGTGAAGCTGTTTTCCGATGCGGTCTTTGAGCTGCTGCCGTCGTACAAGGAGCGTGAGGTGATGAACAAGGACACACTGGACATCTTCATCGAGCATCGGCTGATGATGCAGGGCCGGCTGCACAGTCCGAATGATGCGCACGACCCACGGAACAACATTCCGATGGAGCTGATCAAGCGGTACGATGTGTACTTCAAGGCGCCGAGTATGGCCAAGGCGGTGTCGATCCGCGAGGTGAAGGCGGAGCATATCGGTAAGCTGGTGACGGTGCGGGGCATTGTGACGCGTTGCACCGAGGTGAAGCCGATGATGACGGTCGCTACGTATACGTGTGATCGTTGTGGCGCCGAAACGTACCAGCCGGTTACGTCGATGAGTTTCAAGCCGGCGATCGATTGTCCCTCGGAGGATTGTCGGGTGAACAAGGCGGGCGGTCGGTTGTACCTGCAAACGCGTGGCTCAAAGTTTGTAAAGTTCCAGGAGGTTAAGATTCAGGAGCATAGCGATCAAGTCCCGGTGGGTCACATTCCACGGTCGCTGACGGTGATGTGTCGTGGTGAAACGACACGCTGCGCACAACCGGGTGACCATGTGGTCATAACGGGCATTTTCCTGCCCATCCAGAAGACAGGCTTTCGGGCGGTTGTGTCCGGATTGTTGAGCGAAACGTTCGTCGATGCGCATCGGATTGTTTGCCTGAACAAATCCGACGAGGGAGAGCTGAACAACGAGCTGACACAGGAGGAGTTGGACGAGCTAGCGAAGGATGACTTCTACACGCGCATCGCCAGCAGTCTTGCGCCGGAAATTTACGGTCATTTGGATGTGAAGAAGGCactactgttgctgttggtgggAGGTGTCGATCGCAGTCCGGATGGTATGAAGATCCGTGGCAACATCAACATCTGTCTGATGGGTGATCCTGGTGTGGCAAAATCGCAGCTGCTTGGATACATCGATCGGCTAGCTGTGCGTAGCCAGTACACAACCGGGCGCGGTTCGTCGGGTGTAGGTTTGACCGCCGCCGTCATGAAGGATCCCCTGACCGGCGAGATGGTGCTGGAGGGTGGCGCCCTGGTGCTAGCCGATCAGGGTGTGTGCTGTATCGATGAGTTCGATAAAATGGCAGATGAGGATCGTGTATCGATTCACGAAGTCATGGAGCAGCAAACGATCTCGATTGCGAAGGCCGGCATTATGACGTGCTTGAATGCGCGCGTTTCGATCCTTGCCGCGGCCAATCCTGCCTACGGTCGGTACAATCCGCGCCGTACGATCGAACAGAACATTCAGCTTCCGGCTGCGCTGCTATCCCGGTTCGATCTGCTATGGCTCATTCAGGACAAGGCGGATCGGGACAACGATCTGCGACTTGCAAAACACATCACGTACGTGCACAGCCACGGCAAACAACCGCCGTCCCGCATCAAGACGCTCGATATGGTCCTTATCCGGCGGTACATCGCACTGTGCAAGCGCAAGATTCCCGTGATCACACCGGAACTGACGGACTACATCGTCAATGCATACGTTGAGTTGCGCCGTGAGGCACGCAATAGCCGTGACGTGACGTTCACATCCGCTCGTAATTTGCTTGGCATTTTGCGTCTTTCAACGGCATTGGCTCGGCTCCGATTGGCCGACACCGTCGAAAAGGACGACGTGAAGGAAGCGCTACGACTGCTTGCCATGTCAAAGGATTCACTGAATCAAACCGAACATCGTGATACACA CGTGCAAAACACTTCGGATAAGATATTTGCTTTGGTGCGTGAGCTGGCTGGCGAGAGCAAAACGGT